Proteins encoded by one window of Salvia splendens isolate huo1 chromosome 7, SspV2, whole genome shotgun sequence:
- the LOC121741892 gene encoding zinc finger protein CONSTANS-LIKE 9-like codes for MGQLCDFCGEQRSIIHCRSDAACLCLSCDRSIHSANALSKRHLRTLLCERCHSQPAITRCIQESTSLCQDCNWSGHASAPPSDVEHKRQMINLYSGCPSAADFSRIWSFFSVDKSITNPQPDPMNLETPSRSHADFCTEDTGMEITAPEAGQFDGKGPVDSMNPKACSPKKDPGPTQETPCQNFYISDTELSLDDYEALFDESRDETQQFLDNGGADSFFGMRDMYDNECNVKGVTTKASSSKVETLKHNCTTSNQLSAESMTSCKSDSNDCVPRPAQSTHSISFSGQTTECNTRDLPESGGFSSVIMEEHQYDIQFSSAVRDDAVLRYKEKRKSRKFDKKIRYASRKERADVRKRVKGRFVKAGDPYDYDPLDVIKNQ; via the exons ATGGGTCAATTATGCGATTTCTGCGGGGAGCAAAGATCCATAATCCATTGCAGGTCTGATGCTGCTTGCTTGTGCTTATCCTGTGACCGGAGTATCCATTCTGCAAATGCTCTTTCGAAGCGCCACTTGAGGACTCTGTTATGTGAAAGATGCCACTCCCAGCCCGCGATCACGAGGTGCATCCAGGAGAGCACCTCGCTTTGTCAGGACTGCAATTGGTCTGGTCATGCTTCTGCACCGCCTTCAGATGTTGAGCATAAGAGGCAGATGATCAATTTGTATTCTGGCTGCCCTTCTGCAGCTGATTTCTCCAGGATCTGGTCCTTCTTCTCTGTTGATAAGTCGATTACCAATCCTCAACCAGATCCGATGAATCTCGAAACTCCCTCTCGATCACATGCGGATTTCTGTACAGAAGATACTGGTATGGAGATTACAGCTCCCGAGGCTGGGCAATTTGATGGAAAGGGGCCAGTAGATTCTATGAACCCCAAG GCTTGTTCGCCGAAGAAAGATCCGGGACCCACTCAAGAAACTCCCTGCCAGAACTTTTATATCTCCGACACAGAGTTGAGTTTAGATGACTATGAAGCACTTTTTGACGAATCTCGTGATGAAACACAACAATTTTTGGACAATGGTGGAGCTGATAGTTTTTTTGGGATGCGTGATATGTATGACAATGAATGCAATGTTAAGGGTGTGACGACAAAG GCCTCAAGTTCGAAGGTTGAGACATTGAAGCACAATTGTACCACTAGCAATCAATTATCAGCTGAGTCCATGACAAGCTGTAAATCTGATTCAAACGATTGTGTCCCAAGACCAGCACAATCTACCCACTCAATCTCCTTCTCAGGCCAGACAACCGAGTGCAACACCAGAGATCTCCCAGAGAGTGGAGGATTTTCATCTGTAATAATGGAGGAACATCAGTATGATATTCAGTTTTCATCAGCTGTCAGGGACGATGCAGTGTTACGGTATAAAGAGAAAAGGAAGTCTCGCAA GTTTGATAAGAAAATAAGGTATGCTTCACGCAAGGAAAGAGCTGATGTCAGGAAGCGTGTGAAGGGCCGTTTTGTAAAAGCTGGAGATCCATATGATTATGATCCCCTGGACGTGATAAAAAACCAATGA
- the LOC121741334 gene encoding BTB/POZ domain-containing protein At5g47800-like isoform X2, which produces MHSTIILSLSLPKAPKIPETKFRVCCSWLIELSLCIRKMKFMKLGSRPDTFFTEEATRAVMSDVPSDLTIKINNISYLLHKYPLLPKCGLLQRLYSEADDATLELHDIPGGGEAFELCAKYCYGITINLSAHNLVPSLCAAKFLRMTEAVEPGNLLIKLDSFFSSCILQSWKDSIVTLNSTYSLFDWSQSLGIVRRCIDSIVDKILTPPNKVTWSYTYTRPGYDKTRRHQSVPRDWWTEDVSFLNVDMFRCILAAIKSANALQPQLIGEALHVYASRWMPEIARDDDEASTSREDEAKRRLLETVVSLIPAERGSVSFRFLLRLLSFAKVVAASPATKAELLRVAGQQLEEATLNDLLLLPGRSGDESLYDVELIQTVLESFLRQWKRQVPIDERESMKSICKIGKLIDYYLQVVARDAGMTVQKMTSLAETLPGIARPDHDHLYKAINIYLKEHPDLSKADKKQLCRVLDCQKLSPEICGHAVRNERLPLRTVVQVLYYEHEKANSNACRKQASPDETERGVPSTSRVHEKSNLLRPEPSFKVRGEVAESKNGRASVVELNSREKALIRRISHKSHS; this is translated from the exons ATGCACTCTaccattattctctctctatctctcccaAAAGCACCCAAGATTCCGGAAACCAAAT TCAGAGTGTGTTGCAGCTGGTTAATAGAGTTATCTTTGTGCATCCGGAAAATGAAGTTCATGAAACTCGGAAGCCGTCCAGACACGTTCTTCACCGAGGAGGCAACTAG GGCTGTGATGTCTGATGTACCAAGTGATCTCACCATCAAGATTAACAACATCAGTTATCTTCTCCACAAG TACCCTCTTCTCCCCAAGTGCGGGCTGCTGCAGCGCCTCTACTCGGAGGCAGACGACGCCACTCTCGAGCTACACGACATCCCGGGAGGAGGAGAGGCCTTCGAGCTCTGCGCCAAGTACTGCTACGGCATCACCATCAACCTCAGCGCCCACAACTTAGTCCCATCTCTCTGCGCGGCTAAGTTCCTCCGCATGACTGAGGCCGTTGAGCCCGGCAACTTGCTCATCAAACTCGactccttcttctcctcctgCATCCTCCAAAGCTGGAAAGACTCCATCGTCACGCTCAACAGCACCTACAGCCTCTTCGACTGGTCTCAGAGCCTCGGCATTGTCAGAAGATGCATAGACTCCATCGTTGACAAGATCCTCACGCCTCCAAACAAGGTCACATGGTCTTACACCTACACCAGGCCGGGATACGACAAGACGCGGCGCCACCAGTCCGTGCCAAGGGACTGGTGGACGGAGGACGTATCTTTCCTCAACGTCGACATGTTCCGATGCATCCTCGCGGCCATCAAGTCCGCCAACGCCCTCCAGCCGCAGCTCATAGGGGAGGCTCTCCACGTCTACGCGTCTCGCTGGATGCCAGAGATCGCGCGCGATGATGACGAGGCCTCCACTTCTCGAGAAGACGAGGCCAAGCGTCGCCTCCTCGAGACTGTTGTGAGCCTCATCCCGGCTGAGAGAGGGTCTGTCTCCTTCAGGTTCCTCCTAAGGCTCCTGAGCTTTGCCAAAGTCGTGGCAGCGTCGCCTGCGACGAAGGCCGAGCTGCTGAGGGTGGCGGGCCAGCAGCTCGAGGAGGCGACGTTGAACGATCTGCTGCTGCTTCCTGGTCGATCAGGTGATGAGAGCTTGTACGATGTGGAACTGATTCAGACGGTTTTGGAGAGTTTCCTGAGGCAGTGGAAGAGACAAGTCCCCATTGATGAGAGGGAATCCATGAAATCAATATGTAAGATTGGGAAGCTCATTGACTACTATCTGCAAGTGGTGGCCAGAGACGCCGGCATGACGGTTCAGAAAATGACGTCGCTGGCCGAGACACTGCCGGGAATCGCACGCCCCGACCACGACCATCTCTATAAGGCGATCAACATTTATCTCAAG GAGCATCCTGATCTGAGCAAAGCAGATAAGAAGCAGCTCTGTCGCGTTTTGGACTGCCAGAAGCTGTCGCCGGAGATATGCGGCCATGCTGTGAGGAACGAGCGGCTGCCGCTGAGAACTGTGGTGCAGGTTCTCTACTATGAACATGAGAAAGCAAACTCTAACGCCTGCAGAAAGCAGGCGTCTCCGGATGAGACAGAGAGAGGCGTGCCTAGCACCAGCAGAGTTCACGAAAAATCGAATCTGTTGAGACCAGAACCGAGTTTTAAGGTGAGAGGAGAAGTCGCGGAAAGCAAAAATGGCAGGGCTTCTGTGGTTGAGCTGAATTCGAGAGAGAAGGCGTTGATCAGAAGAATATCGCACAAGTCACACAGCTAA
- the LOC121741334 gene encoding BTB/POZ domain-containing protein At5g47800-like isoform X1, producing MHSTIILSLSLPKAPKIPETKFRVCCSWLIELSLCIRKMKFMKLGSRPDTFFTEEATRAVMSDVPSDLTIKINNISYLLHKLQYPLLPKCGLLQRLYSEADDATLELHDIPGGGEAFELCAKYCYGITINLSAHNLVPSLCAAKFLRMTEAVEPGNLLIKLDSFFSSCILQSWKDSIVTLNSTYSLFDWSQSLGIVRRCIDSIVDKILTPPNKVTWSYTYTRPGYDKTRRHQSVPRDWWTEDVSFLNVDMFRCILAAIKSANALQPQLIGEALHVYASRWMPEIARDDDEASTSREDEAKRRLLETVVSLIPAERGSVSFRFLLRLLSFAKVVAASPATKAELLRVAGQQLEEATLNDLLLLPGRSGDESLYDVELIQTVLESFLRQWKRQVPIDERESMKSICKIGKLIDYYLQVVARDAGMTVQKMTSLAETLPGIARPDHDHLYKAINIYLKEHPDLSKADKKQLCRVLDCQKLSPEICGHAVRNERLPLRTVVQVLYYEHEKANSNACRKQASPDETERGVPSTSRVHEKSNLLRPEPSFKVRGEVAESKNGRASVVELNSREKALIRRISHKSHS from the exons ATGCACTCTaccattattctctctctatctctcccaAAAGCACCCAAGATTCCGGAAACCAAAT TCAGAGTGTGTTGCAGCTGGTTAATAGAGTTATCTTTGTGCATCCGGAAAATGAAGTTCATGAAACTCGGAAGCCGTCCAGACACGTTCTTCACCGAGGAGGCAACTAG GGCTGTGATGTCTGATGTACCAAGTGATCTCACCATCAAGATTAACAACATCAGTTATCTTCTCCACAAG CTGCAGTACCCTCTTCTCCCCAAGTGCGGGCTGCTGCAGCGCCTCTACTCGGAGGCAGACGACGCCACTCTCGAGCTACACGACATCCCGGGAGGAGGAGAGGCCTTCGAGCTCTGCGCCAAGTACTGCTACGGCATCACCATCAACCTCAGCGCCCACAACTTAGTCCCATCTCTCTGCGCGGCTAAGTTCCTCCGCATGACTGAGGCCGTTGAGCCCGGCAACTTGCTCATCAAACTCGactccttcttctcctcctgCATCCTCCAAAGCTGGAAAGACTCCATCGTCACGCTCAACAGCACCTACAGCCTCTTCGACTGGTCTCAGAGCCTCGGCATTGTCAGAAGATGCATAGACTCCATCGTTGACAAGATCCTCACGCCTCCAAACAAGGTCACATGGTCTTACACCTACACCAGGCCGGGATACGACAAGACGCGGCGCCACCAGTCCGTGCCAAGGGACTGGTGGACGGAGGACGTATCTTTCCTCAACGTCGACATGTTCCGATGCATCCTCGCGGCCATCAAGTCCGCCAACGCCCTCCAGCCGCAGCTCATAGGGGAGGCTCTCCACGTCTACGCGTCTCGCTGGATGCCAGAGATCGCGCGCGATGATGACGAGGCCTCCACTTCTCGAGAAGACGAGGCCAAGCGTCGCCTCCTCGAGACTGTTGTGAGCCTCATCCCGGCTGAGAGAGGGTCTGTCTCCTTCAGGTTCCTCCTAAGGCTCCTGAGCTTTGCCAAAGTCGTGGCAGCGTCGCCTGCGACGAAGGCCGAGCTGCTGAGGGTGGCGGGCCAGCAGCTCGAGGAGGCGACGTTGAACGATCTGCTGCTGCTTCCTGGTCGATCAGGTGATGAGAGCTTGTACGATGTGGAACTGATTCAGACGGTTTTGGAGAGTTTCCTGAGGCAGTGGAAGAGACAAGTCCCCATTGATGAGAGGGAATCCATGAAATCAATATGTAAGATTGGGAAGCTCATTGACTACTATCTGCAAGTGGTGGCCAGAGACGCCGGCATGACGGTTCAGAAAATGACGTCGCTGGCCGAGACACTGCCGGGAATCGCACGCCCCGACCACGACCATCTCTATAAGGCGATCAACATTTATCTCAAG GAGCATCCTGATCTGAGCAAAGCAGATAAGAAGCAGCTCTGTCGCGTTTTGGACTGCCAGAAGCTGTCGCCGGAGATATGCGGCCATGCTGTGAGGAACGAGCGGCTGCCGCTGAGAACTGTGGTGCAGGTTCTCTACTATGAACATGAGAAAGCAAACTCTAACGCCTGCAGAAAGCAGGCGTCTCCGGATGAGACAGAGAGAGGCGTGCCTAGCACCAGCAGAGTTCACGAAAAATCGAATCTGTTGAGACCAGAACCGAGTTTTAAGGTGAGAGGAGAAGTCGCGGAAAGCAAAAATGGCAGGGCTTCTGTGGTTGAGCTGAATTCGAGAGAGAAGGCGTTGATCAGAAGAATATCGCACAAGTCACACAGCTAA
- the LOC121741334 gene encoding BTB/POZ domain-containing protein At5g47800-like isoform X3: MKFMKLGSRPDTFFTEEATRAVMSDVPSDLTIKINNISYLLHKLQYPLLPKCGLLQRLYSEADDATLELHDIPGGGEAFELCAKYCYGITINLSAHNLVPSLCAAKFLRMTEAVEPGNLLIKLDSFFSSCILQSWKDSIVTLNSTYSLFDWSQSLGIVRRCIDSIVDKILTPPNKVTWSYTYTRPGYDKTRRHQSVPRDWWTEDVSFLNVDMFRCILAAIKSANALQPQLIGEALHVYASRWMPEIARDDDEASTSREDEAKRRLLETVVSLIPAERGSVSFRFLLRLLSFAKVVAASPATKAELLRVAGQQLEEATLNDLLLLPGRSGDESLYDVELIQTVLESFLRQWKRQVPIDERESMKSICKIGKLIDYYLQVVARDAGMTVQKMTSLAETLPGIARPDHDHLYKAINIYLKEHPDLSKADKKQLCRVLDCQKLSPEICGHAVRNERLPLRTVVQVLYYEHEKANSNACRKQASPDETERGVPSTSRVHEKSNLLRPEPSFKVRGEVAESKNGRASVVELNSREKALIRRISHKSHS, translated from the exons ATGAAGTTCATGAAACTCGGAAGCCGTCCAGACACGTTCTTCACCGAGGAGGCAACTAG GGCTGTGATGTCTGATGTACCAAGTGATCTCACCATCAAGATTAACAACATCAGTTATCTTCTCCACAAG CTGCAGTACCCTCTTCTCCCCAAGTGCGGGCTGCTGCAGCGCCTCTACTCGGAGGCAGACGACGCCACTCTCGAGCTACACGACATCCCGGGAGGAGGAGAGGCCTTCGAGCTCTGCGCCAAGTACTGCTACGGCATCACCATCAACCTCAGCGCCCACAACTTAGTCCCATCTCTCTGCGCGGCTAAGTTCCTCCGCATGACTGAGGCCGTTGAGCCCGGCAACTTGCTCATCAAACTCGactccttcttctcctcctgCATCCTCCAAAGCTGGAAAGACTCCATCGTCACGCTCAACAGCACCTACAGCCTCTTCGACTGGTCTCAGAGCCTCGGCATTGTCAGAAGATGCATAGACTCCATCGTTGACAAGATCCTCACGCCTCCAAACAAGGTCACATGGTCTTACACCTACACCAGGCCGGGATACGACAAGACGCGGCGCCACCAGTCCGTGCCAAGGGACTGGTGGACGGAGGACGTATCTTTCCTCAACGTCGACATGTTCCGATGCATCCTCGCGGCCATCAAGTCCGCCAACGCCCTCCAGCCGCAGCTCATAGGGGAGGCTCTCCACGTCTACGCGTCTCGCTGGATGCCAGAGATCGCGCGCGATGATGACGAGGCCTCCACTTCTCGAGAAGACGAGGCCAAGCGTCGCCTCCTCGAGACTGTTGTGAGCCTCATCCCGGCTGAGAGAGGGTCTGTCTCCTTCAGGTTCCTCCTAAGGCTCCTGAGCTTTGCCAAAGTCGTGGCAGCGTCGCCTGCGACGAAGGCCGAGCTGCTGAGGGTGGCGGGCCAGCAGCTCGAGGAGGCGACGTTGAACGATCTGCTGCTGCTTCCTGGTCGATCAGGTGATGAGAGCTTGTACGATGTGGAACTGATTCAGACGGTTTTGGAGAGTTTCCTGAGGCAGTGGAAGAGACAAGTCCCCATTGATGAGAGGGAATCCATGAAATCAATATGTAAGATTGGGAAGCTCATTGACTACTATCTGCAAGTGGTGGCCAGAGACGCCGGCATGACGGTTCAGAAAATGACGTCGCTGGCCGAGACACTGCCGGGAATCGCACGCCCCGACCACGACCATCTCTATAAGGCGATCAACATTTATCTCAAG GAGCATCCTGATCTGAGCAAAGCAGATAAGAAGCAGCTCTGTCGCGTTTTGGACTGCCAGAAGCTGTCGCCGGAGATATGCGGCCATGCTGTGAGGAACGAGCGGCTGCCGCTGAGAACTGTGGTGCAGGTTCTCTACTATGAACATGAGAAAGCAAACTCTAACGCCTGCAGAAAGCAGGCGTCTCCGGATGAGACAGAGAGAGGCGTGCCTAGCACCAGCAGAGTTCACGAAAAATCGAATCTGTTGAGACCAGAACCGAGTTTTAAGGTGAGAGGAGAAGTCGCGGAAAGCAAAAATGGCAGGGCTTCTGTGGTTGAGCTGAATTCGAGAGAGAAGGCGTTGATCAGAAGAATATCGCACAAGTCACACAGCTAA